ATGGCAGCGGAAACACCCTGGTGTGTAGAAATGACCGATGTGGTTAGGATAGGTATTCCAGGACACCTTCATTTCCGGGAAGAAATTACGGCTGTAAATGGCTTGAATTTCCTCAACGGCTTTATTAATGGCCGCGGTCTTATCTGCGGCTACCTTCGGGTAGTTTTTATTGTAGTAGTCGTGGAGTCCGGTGGCAATTGCCGTCTTGGCCTCGGCAGCTGTCTTGTAAGGCTTGGTCAAAAGCTCGACGGCCACTTTTTTCACATATGGAAGCGAGGCATCGATGTGGCCGCTGACAAAATTCTCATCCATCTCCTGCCCAGGCGAACGGTAGATGTGAGTCGGCCGGTTATGACAATCGGTGCAGTCCATGAGCCGCTTCTTGGCCTTGGCTATCTGCTCCTTGGTCATGGGTTTCTCTGTGCTCATGTATTCGGTGACCTTGCCGTCCTTTTCCTTGACAGAGATGTACGGAATTTCCAGGCGTTTTTTATCGGTGGCGATATAGGTAACCTCGCTGCCGATATGCCAGTGGATACCCTTGGCATGCGGTGTTTTCGGTGTGCCGCCGATGTTGATCAGCAGGTTGATCTCCCGCGGGGTATTGTCTTCGTTAGGCGCGTAATGGTAGAAGACCTTCTGCCGCCCTGAGTAGAATTTTTCAGGCCAGTGGCAATGCTCGCATGTATCACGAGCCGGACGCAGATTCTCGATAGGGGTCTCGATGGGGGTCGGGAAGGAATGGCTCAACACGGCATATACCTGGCGCAGACCGGAGATCTTGGCCTTGACGTACCACTCGGCACCAGGTCCAACGTGGCACTCGACACATTTGACTTTGGCATGGGGGGAGTTGCTCCATGCGGTGTGCTCGGGAGTCATGACCGTGTGGCAGAGCTCACCGCAGAAGGTGGTTGACTCGGTGAACTCGAAACCCTTGATGGATGCTATGGAAACGATGAGTACGAAGATGAAGGTGGCAACGACAAAGAAAATGAAAAAACGGCGCTTATGTGGATCGTTAAGGTCTATGCGGGGGAACGGCGGAATTTCGGCTGGGGCACCACTACGCATCTGGGCTCTGACACGAAAGGCGCCGATCGGCACAAGAATCAGACCGAATATGAGCATTCCTGGAAAGGCAAAGTAAACGAGAAGTCCAAGGTACGGGTTCTCGACGCCGGTGATCATTTCCATGGCCAGAAAGGCTATGATGAGACCGGTGGCAACTGCAGCCAGAATGATGCCTATAAGGCTGATGGTGTTGTACAAGTAGCGGGAAATCTGTGTTCTAGGTTTGGTCATTGTTCCTCCGTCGGTGGGTATATTAAGAATAACTCGTAAAATTGGCAGTTTAGATTGACAAAATTACAATGGGAGTCGATGATTTGTCAAATTAAAAAACTAATGAGTTTTGTTAAACTGGAACAATGTTTTGTGTTTAATGATAGTTGTTTCGACGAAGTTTCAGCTGGTTATGGGAATTGGTTGAGCAAGTTAATCGTTTTAAATTACGCAATTATAAAGTTGTAATTTGTTGCGGGTACTGTTTCTTTTGCTACAGTTTAATTTAATGTAAATTCGGGCCGAAAACAAGACCGGCAGGAGGAATTGTGAAAAACCATGTCTGGCGCCCTCTGTATGTGGCCCTCTGCATTGTTGCGCTGATCCTGATTGTCAGGGTGGTGGCCGTGCCGAAAGACTTCGGTGTTCACGACCGGGGGTACATGTACGGCTGGTATCGGCTGGGGAATGAAAAGGAATGGAGAAACTTCAAAGTCAAGTATAAGACCAGTGCTTACTGCATGAGCTGTCACAGTGATATTTATGAGGATCTGCAACGGTCCCCCCATGCGCGGATCATGTGCGAAGACTGCCACGGCCCTGCTCTCGGCCATCCCGATGATCCACCTACTCTGACCATAAACAGGGAGCGTAAGCTGTGTTTACGGTGCCATAGTTATCTTCCCTACAAGACAAGTGGCAGAGGGAAAATCCGTGGTGTCGATCCTGATACCCACAATCCTGAGGCTGAATGTGTGCTGTGTCATTATCCACACAATCCCGTGAAGGAGGGAAGCAAATGATTACGCGGAGAAAGTTCTGCAAAAACGCCCTCCTTGTGGCGGGAGGAATTGCTTTGCCCCTGACGGCCCTGGAATGGTTCGATCCGAAAAGGCTTCATGCCGATAAAAATGACTCCGCCAGCTTGAGATGGGGATTCCTGGTTGATACCCATAAATGCGTTGGTTGTGGCATGTGCGTAAAGGCCTGCAAAATTGAAAACGAGATACCCTATGATGCCGATGTTTCCAGGACCTGGGTGGAGCGCTACATTGTTACCAAAGACGGCCGTACCCACATCGACTCGCCAAAGGCCGCCCGCGACGGTTTTGTCGACAAAAAGGTCGATCTGGGAGAAGGGCATATGGAGGAGATAAAGGACGAGGACATCGAAAAGGCCTTTTTCGTCCCCAAGCTCTGCAA
This region of Geotalea daltonii FRC-32 genomic DNA includes:
- a CDS encoding NapC/NirT family cytochrome c, with amino-acid sequence MTKPRTQISRYLYNTISLIGIILAAVATGLIIAFLAMEMITGVENPYLGLLVYFAFPGMLIFGLILVPIGAFRVRAQMRSGAPAEIPPFPRIDLNDPHKRRFFIFFVVATFIFVLIVSIASIKGFEFTESTTFCGELCHTVMTPEHTAWSNSPHAKVKCVECHVGPGAEWYVKAKISGLRQVYAVLSHSFPTPIETPIENLRPARDTCEHCHWPEKFYSGRQKVFYHYAPNEDNTPREINLLINIGGTPKTPHAKGIHWHIGSEVTYIATDKKRLEIPYISVKEKDGKVTEYMSTEKPMTKEQIAKAKKRLMDCTDCHNRPTHIYRSPGQEMDENFVSGHIDASLPYVKKVAVELLTKPYKTAAEAKTAIATGLHDYYNKNYPKVAADKTAAINKAVEEIQAIYSRNFFPEMKVSWNTYPNHIGHFYTPGCFRCHDGKHKSPQGKIISKDCNLCHTVLSQKQENIPAGKAVKDFVHPVDIGNEIYRTNCSECHTAGGEDVPGGGSHEK
- a CDS encoding cytochrome c3 family protein, with product MKNHVWRPLYVALCIVALILIVRVVAVPKDFGVHDRGYMYGWYRLGNEKEWRNFKVKYKTSAYCMSCHSDIYEDLQRSPHARIMCEDCHGPALGHPDDPPTLTINRERKLCLRCHSYLPYKTSGRGKIRGVDPDTHNPEAECVLCHYPHNPVKEGSK
- a CDS encoding 4Fe-4S dicluster domain-containing protein, with amino-acid sequence MITRRKFCKNALLVAGGIALPLTALEWFDPKRLHADKNDSASLRWGFLVDTHKCVGCGMCVKACKIENEIPYDADVSRTWVERYIVTKDGRTHIDSPKAARDGFVDKKVDLGEGHMEEIKDEDIEKAFFVPKLCNQCDNPPCVQVCPVGATYQTADGVVLVDRSWCIGCGYCIMGCPYGVRFFHPVYRVAEKCNFCYHRISQGMKTACVDACPFDARRVGNLRDPSDPVTKVIMTERVAVLKEEYGTKPQVFYLGLSREVR